One genomic region from Haloprofundus salinisoli encodes:
- a CDS encoding DUF63 family protein: MQVLPEGFALPPLPYLLALVVGLAAVGYALYRRRPTLAERHVLALAPWMVTGSALHVAYALGTLPAAIEPLMGTPSVYLSVAVVAGGVWVVADAADKPVPVTLAAAGVAAAIPAVWFPVAAALSVGSFQPFWSTVALVVSLALGAAAWVALKTVRPETALTGWAGALAVFGHTLDGVSTAVGLDVLSFGERTPLSRLIFEFAAELPTADLVGTGWLFVLVKLLLAGVVVSLMAAYVRDEPGEGFLLLTLIAAVGLGPGVHNLILFAVA, encoded by the coding sequence ATGCAGGTGTTGCCCGAGGGGTTCGCGCTGCCGCCGTTGCCGTACCTCCTCGCGCTCGTCGTCGGTCTCGCCGCTGTCGGCTACGCGCTGTACCGTCGTCGGCCCACGCTCGCTGAGCGCCACGTGCTCGCGCTCGCACCGTGGATGGTGACCGGGTCGGCGCTCCACGTCGCTTACGCGTTGGGGACGCTCCCCGCCGCAATCGAACCGCTGATGGGGACGCCCTCGGTGTACCTCTCCGTCGCCGTCGTCGCCGGCGGCGTCTGGGTTGTCGCCGACGCGGCCGACAAACCGGTTCCCGTAACGCTGGCCGCGGCGGGTGTCGCCGCCGCGATTCCCGCCGTCTGGTTTCCCGTCGCGGCGGCGCTCTCGGTCGGGTCCTTTCAGCCGTTCTGGTCGACCGTCGCGCTCGTCGTCTCGCTCGCTCTCGGCGCGGCGGCGTGGGTCGCATTGAAAACCGTCCGCCCGGAGACGGCCCTCACCGGCTGGGCCGGCGCGCTCGCGGTGTTCGGCCACACGCTCGACGGCGTCTCGACGGCCGTCGGTCTCGATGTGCTCTCGTTCGGCGAACGGACGCCGCTGTCTCGGCTCATTTTCGAGTTCGCCGCCGAACTTCCGACGGCCGACCTCGTGGGGACGGGATGGCTGTTCGTCCTCGTGAAACTACTGTTGGCTGGGGTCGTCGTCTCGCTCATGGCCGCCTACGTCCGCGACGAACCTGGCGAGGGGTTTCTGCTCTTGACGCTCATCGCGGCGGTCGGCCTCGGCCCGGGCGTCCACAACCTCATTCTCTTCGCCGTCGCCTGA
- a CDS encoding carbohydrate kinase family protein — translation MPRVICAGHVNWDVTLRVDDLPEPDGEAAIEAQSGAGGGSAANVAGGLAGLGLATDIFGSVGDDDHGADVEAELVDAGVDCAMLVRAEGSTAVKYLVVAADGRVMVLGRDGVNEAFAASDLVPERLAAADHLHLTSHDPETAATLVERAHAVGVPVSFDPGRRVGDRGFEGALDGADVVFLNDREAAAALDTDLSPRGRTLVLKHGPCGAEVRTSTETYTHPGFTVDTVDTTGAGDAFAAGFLASRLDGDGYDRALAVANACGAVAASSVGARTALDWETVGRLLDGD, via the coding sequence ATGCCCCGCGTCATCTGCGCCGGTCACGTCAATTGGGACGTGACGCTCCGCGTCGACGACCTCCCCGAACCGGACGGCGAAGCGGCCATCGAAGCGCAGTCCGGCGCGGGCGGCGGTAGCGCCGCGAACGTCGCCGGCGGCCTCGCCGGGTTGGGTCTGGCCACCGACATCTTCGGGAGCGTCGGCGACGACGACCACGGCGCGGACGTCGAAGCGGAACTCGTCGACGCGGGCGTCGACTGCGCGATGCTGGTGCGGGCCGAGGGCTCGACCGCGGTGAAGTATCTCGTCGTCGCCGCCGACGGGCGGGTGATGGTCCTCGGGCGCGACGGCGTCAACGAAGCCTTTGCGGCTTCAGACCTCGTCCCGGAACGACTCGCCGCGGCCGACCACCTCCACCTGACGAGCCACGACCCCGAGACGGCCGCAACGCTGGTCGAACGCGCCCACGCGGTGGGAGTGCCGGTCAGTTTCGACCCGGGTCGGCGCGTCGGCGACCGGGGGTTCGAAGGCGCGCTCGACGGGGCCGACGTCGTGTTTCTCAACGACCGCGAGGCGGCGGCGGCGCTCGACACCGACCTCTCGCCGCGCGGCCGGACGCTCGTGCTGAAACACGGCCCGTGCGGCGCGGAGGTCCGTACCTCGACGGAGACGTACACGCATCCCGGCTTCACCGTCGACACCGTCGACACGACGGGTGCGGGCGACGCGTTCGCCGCCGGCTTTCTGGCGAGTCGACTTGACGGCGACGGCTACGACCGAGCGCTCGCCGTCGCTAACGCCTGTGGCGCGGTCGCCGCCTCGTCGGTGGGCGCGCGAACGGCGCTCGACTGGGAGACGGTCGGCCGACTGCTCGACGGGGACTGA
- a CDS encoding DUF7509 family protein: protein MRDHLLDTLPPTKYRRFLVYLMGPYKTHRGENTEMFAFLERLRDDLRGVGFNAFLATDVDIDLEEMDAGTQSLRFARASNAVVFVVPGDGRNLGVGIEVGAVLEDMSDHERERVLFVHEAGVRSAMIRAVADRWDATVRAYDDEANLVDGVRLFVRDVMRREGDGTLPFPPEE from the coding sequence ATGCGTGACCACCTCCTCGACACCCTCCCACCGACGAAGTATCGGCGCTTTCTCGTCTATCTCATGGGGCCGTACAAGACCCACCGCGGGGAGAACACCGAGATGTTCGCCTTCCTCGAACGCCTCCGCGACGACCTTCGGGGCGTGGGATTCAACGCTTTTCTCGCCACCGACGTCGACATCGACTTAGAGGAGATGGACGCCGGGACGCAGTCGCTTCGCTTCGCCCGCGCCAGCAACGCCGTCGTCTTCGTCGTCCCCGGCGACGGCCGGAATCTCGGCGTCGGCATCGAAGTCGGGGCGGTGCTGGAGGATATGTCCGACCACGAGCGCGAGCGGGTGCTGTTCGTCCACGAAGCGGGCGTGCGGAGTGCGATGATTCGCGCCGTCGCCGACCGGTGGGATGCGACGGTCCGGGCGTACGACGACGAGGCGAACCTCGTCGACGGGGTTCGGCTGTTCGTCCGCGACGTGATGCGCCGCGAGGGCGACGGAACTCTGCCGTTCCCGCCCGAGGAGTGA
- the deoC gene encoding deoxyribose-phosphate aldolase: MERSELAARIDHTVLGPETTVADAKSVLDDAVEYGMNVCIPPCYVAEAAEYAPDVTLATVVGFPHGQHSTEAKRAEAVDAWEQGADELDMVINVGRLKAGEDEVVEADIAEVVAAVPIPVKVIIETALLTDGEKHRACEAAKEADAAFVKTSTGFADGGATVEDVELMSEYLPVKASGGVGSYEEAMAMIDAGAERIGASSGVAILDGAPE, encoded by the coding sequence ATGGAGCGAAGCGAACTCGCCGCCCGCATCGACCACACCGTCCTCGGCCCGGAGACGACAGTCGCCGACGCGAAATCGGTACTCGACGACGCCGTCGAGTACGGGATGAACGTCTGCATCCCGCCGTGTTACGTCGCCGAAGCGGCCGAGTACGCGCCGGACGTGACGCTCGCGACGGTCGTCGGCTTTCCGCACGGCCAGCACTCGACGGAGGCGAAACGCGCCGAGGCCGTCGACGCGTGGGAACAGGGTGCCGACGAGTTGGACATGGTCATCAACGTCGGCCGTCTGAAGGCCGGCGAGGACGAGGTAGTCGAAGCCGATATCGCCGAAGTGGTCGCCGCGGTGCCGATTCCGGTGAAGGTCATCATCGAGACGGCGCTTCTGACCGACGGGGAGAAACACCGCGCCTGCGAGGCGGCCAAAGAGGCCGACGCCGCGTTCGTGAAGACCTCGACCGGCTTCGCCGACGGAGGCGCGACGGTCGAGGACGTCGAACTGATGTCCGAGTATCTCCCCGTGAAGGCCAGCGGCGGCGTCGGCAGTTACGAGGAGGCGATGGCGATGATAGACGCGGGCGCAGAGCGCATCGGCGCGTCCAGCGGGGTGGCGATTCTCGACGGCGCACCGGAGTGA
- a CDS encoding nucleoside phosphorylase, whose protein sequence is MAKQPHLLVEEGDVHDIALIPGDPGRVDRIAKQCENVEEVSQNREYKIVNAEYDGVSLTICSTGIGCPSAAIAVEELSRVGVDTVIRVGTIGALQEHVEIGDMIVATGAAKEEGTSKRYESEVYPAVPDYGILTALVDSAEANDEDVHVGPIVSDDAFYNESDEYVEEWNAANLLAIEMEAATVFALARRKGMRAGAICTVDGNLVKGTQKGADSDEELPEKAKNNVERAIAITLDAVTTVA, encoded by the coding sequence ATGGCAAAACAGCCGCACCTGCTCGTCGAGGAGGGAGACGTACACGACATCGCGCTCATCCCCGGCGACCCGGGCCGAGTCGACCGAATCGCAAAGCAGTGCGAGAACGTCGAGGAAGTCTCGCAGAACCGCGAGTACAAAATCGTCAACGCCGAGTACGACGGCGTTTCGCTCACCATCTGCTCGACCGGTATCGGCTGTCCGTCCGCCGCCATCGCCGTCGAGGAACTCTCGCGCGTCGGCGTCGACACGGTGATTCGCGTCGGCACCATCGGCGCGCTGCAGGAGCACGTCGAAATCGGCGACATGATCGTTGCGACCGGTGCGGCCAAAGAAGAGGGTACCTCGAAGCGCTACGAGTCCGAAGTGTACCCGGCGGTACCGGACTACGGGATTCTGACGGCGCTCGTCGATTCCGCGGAAGCCAACGACGAAGACGTTCATGTCGGCCCCATCGTCTCCGACGACGCGTTCTACAACGAGTCCGACGAGTACGTCGAAGAGTGGAACGCGGCGAACCTACTCGCCATCGAGATGGAGGCGGCGACCGTCTTCGCGCTCGCGCGCCGCAAGGGGATGCGCGCGGGAGCCATCTGCACCGTCGACGGCAACCTCGTGAAGGGGACCCAGAAGGGCGCGGACTCCGACGAGGAACTGCCAGAGAAGGCGAAGAACAACGTCGAACGAGCCATCGCCATCACGCTGGATGCGGTCACGACAGTCGCCTGA
- a CDS encoding NAD-binding protein: protein MEVNRKLVGPRLAVGLASAAAMLSIITGVAGFGIPGLDVPSVTGPLAAYVPPFVQQTAGFTGAFTGFLLLASVYALRRGFRLGWYAAMLLLPLSAAQGLLQSSPLAYPLVVLSILALFVVSLNHRHFREHAELTATQQAALAAIGLAQVYGTVGTYVLRDEFGTVDTVVDAFYFTLVTASTVGYGDVTPASQAGKLFAMSVLLTGTASFAVALGTLLTPAIEARLAKTLGRMTDTQLSLLEDHILVLGYGDLTEPILEELRDEAEYLVVTRDSDRAQELTDRGIHVLTADPSDDDPQRRARVEDARAVVVATNDDAQDALSILTARQLNPEVPIIAAATLRGNVQKLKRAGANTVISPAALGGHLLAASALGGQGIEDVAERLLRDRSLER from the coding sequence ATGGAGGTGAACCGGAAACTGGTCGGGCCGCGGCTCGCCGTCGGACTGGCGTCCGCGGCGGCGATGCTGTCGATTATCACCGGCGTCGCCGGATTCGGCATTCCCGGCCTCGACGTCCCGAGCGTCACCGGTCCGCTCGCCGCGTACGTTCCGCCGTTCGTCCAGCAAACCGCCGGGTTCACCGGGGCGTTTACCGGCTTTCTGCTGTTGGCGAGCGTCTACGCGCTCCGCCGCGGCTTTCGGCTCGGCTGGTACGCGGCGATGCTACTACTGCCGTTGTCGGCCGCACAGGGACTGCTTCAGTCGAGTCCGCTCGCGTATCCGCTGGTAGTGCTCTCTATTCTGGCGTTGTTCGTCGTCTCGTTGAACCACCGGCACTTCAGAGAGCACGCCGAACTCACCGCGACTCAGCAGGCGGCGCTGGCAGCCATCGGCCTCGCGCAAGTGTACGGCACGGTCGGTACGTACGTGCTGCGCGACGAGTTCGGAACCGTCGACACCGTCGTCGACGCGTTCTACTTCACGCTCGTCACCGCCAGCACCGTCGGTTACGGCGACGTGACGCCGGCCAGCCAAGCGGGGAAACTGTTCGCTATGTCGGTGCTTCTCACCGGGACGGCGAGTTTCGCCGTCGCCCTCGGGACGCTCCTGACGCCGGCCATCGAGGCTCGACTCGCCAAAACACTCGGACGCATGACAGACACACAGCTCTCGCTCTTGGAAGACCACATCCTCGTCCTCGGCTACGGGGACCTGACCGAACCGATTCTCGAAGAACTGCGCGACGAGGCAGAGTACCTCGTCGTCACCCGCGACAGCGATCGCGCCCAGGAACTGACCGACCGCGGCATTCACGTGCTCACTGCCGACCCGAGCGACGACGACCCGCAGAGGCGTGCCCGCGTCGAGGATGCCCGCGCCGTCGTCGTCGCCACCAACGACGACGCGCAGGACGCGCTCTCGATTCTCACTGCGCGGCAGTTGAACCCCGAGGTCCCCATCATCGCCGCCGCGACGCTCCGGGGCAACGTCCAGAAACTGAAACGAGCGGGTGCGAACACAGTCATCAGCCCCGCGGCGCTCGGCGGTCACCTGCTGGCGGCGTCGGCCCTCGGTGGACAAGGCATCGAAGACGTCGCGGAACGACTGCTCCGCGACCGCTCGTTGGAGCGCTGA
- a CDS encoding potassium channel family protein: MVQSIPVEILRGLYLGVLTGIIPALVSAGLGFVFKYFTGVSIPGFGVVVFALAIAGANGGLLALGDASLTDGQHGVALTVAILVVLMLSLYAHAQGDKLGGTLPKRITFKSLRERTLSGEVVELVGGRRRVTVTVAGEVDDIEGYPPLPPALRTELREGEWEFPADVPLSELETRLAERLRTDYGLAEATVSLDERARATLAAAPPVGSLSKRLSPGQRAVSVETLVPTGVARGESVTLRTADRSVDGTVVAVRAAEPTASSSPTPDTDDDAESDESEDEEKPTVAPAAPVAAGGEGRLTVAVDRPGAEALLSADAPQVVVRSRGTRREFELTRLLRQAGRRVQRLSIRADSALDGTTLGDASVRDAYDVAVLAVRRDRWRFAPRGDTRLAAGDELFVVGSPAALASLEEVVA; the protein is encoded by the coding sequence ATGGTGCAGTCGATACCGGTCGAGATTCTGCGAGGCCTCTACCTCGGCGTCCTCACGGGTATCATCCCCGCGCTCGTCTCCGCTGGGCTCGGCTTCGTCTTCAAGTACTTCACCGGCGTCTCCATCCCCGGGTTCGGTGTCGTCGTGTTCGCGCTGGCCATCGCGGGAGCCAACGGCGGCCTGTTGGCGCTCGGCGACGCCAGTCTCACCGACGGACAACACGGCGTCGCGCTCACCGTCGCCATCCTCGTCGTGCTGATGCTGTCGCTGTACGCGCACGCACAGGGCGACAAACTCGGCGGCACGCTCCCGAAGCGAATCACCTTCAAGTCGCTCCGCGAGCGGACGCTCTCGGGTGAGGTGGTCGAACTCGTCGGCGGCCGGCGTCGGGTGACGGTGACCGTCGCCGGCGAGGTCGACGACATCGAAGGGTATCCACCGCTTCCTCCGGCGCTCCGCACGGAGCTGCGAGAGGGCGAGTGGGAGTTCCCGGCAGACGTCCCGCTTTCGGAACTGGAAACTCGACTCGCCGAACGACTTCGGACCGACTACGGCCTCGCGGAGGCCACAGTGTCGCTCGACGAACGGGCCCGCGCGACGCTCGCGGCTGCCCCGCCGGTCGGCAGCCTCTCGAAGCGCCTCTCGCCGGGCCAGCGCGCCGTCTCCGTCGAGACGCTCGTCCCGACGGGCGTCGCCCGCGGGGAGTCGGTGACGCTCCGGACGGCCGACCGGAGCGTCGACGGAACGGTCGTCGCGGTGAGAGCCGCTGAACCGACGGCGTCGAGTTCGCCGACGCCCGACACCGACGACGACGCCGAATCCGACGAGAGCGAGGACGAGGAGAAACCGACGGTCGCCCCCGCGGCCCCCGTCGCCGCCGGCGGCGAGGGTCGCCTGACGGTCGCCGTCGACCGGCCCGGCGCGGAGGCGTTGCTGTCGGCTGACGCGCCGCAGGTGGTCGTTCGCTCGCGCGGGACCCGCCGCGAGTTCGAGTTGACGAGGCTGCTGCGCCAGGCGGGTCGGCGCGTCCAGCGACTGTCGATTCGCGCCGACAGCGCGCTCGACGGAACGACGCTCGGCGACGCGAGCGTCCGCGACGCCTACGACGTGGCCGTCCTCGCGGTTCGCCGCGACCGCTGGCGGTTCGCCCCGCGCGGCGACACTCGACTGGCGGCGGGCGACGAGCTGTTCGTCGTCGGCTCGCCCGCCGCGCTGGCGTCGCTCGAGGAGGTGGTCGCGTGA
- a CDS encoding ArsR/SmtB family transcription factor, protein MSKAEHPDIPELPEDGVLALSEYLAMQRAIGEETRYRVLAELLREGELSASELAERLDSPSNRLHYHLDRLVDVGLVANRKRRERGKDGLYSYYAATALGEAIMTHGVSELIAEERDLLQRYG, encoded by the coding sequence ATGTCCAAAGCCGAACATCCCGACATCCCCGAACTCCCCGAGGACGGCGTCCTCGCGCTGAGCGAGTACCTCGCCATGCAGCGCGCAATCGGCGAAGAGACGCGCTACCGCGTGCTCGCCGAACTGCTCCGTGAAGGCGAACTGAGCGCGAGCGAGTTAGCAGAGCGCCTCGACAGCCCCTCGAACCGCCTGCACTACCACCTCGACAGACTCGTCGACGTCGGGTTGGTGGCGAATCGAAAGCGCCGCGAGCGCGGAAAAGACGGCCTCTACTCGTACTACGCGGCGACGGCGCTCGGCGAGGCCATCATGACCCACGGCGTGAGCGAACTCATCGCCGAAGAGCGCGACCTGCTGCAGCGGTACGGGTAG